From the Mycoplasmatota bacterium genome, one window contains:
- a CDS encoding single-stranded DNA-binding protein yields MLNQCILVGRLVGNPISETIESGVNKIKITLDIKRSFKNPNTLEYDSDLVTISLWEGVEGAALDFLKEGSVVGIKARIQQASIETKNGTIHIPEIVGEKITYINSRKEFD; encoded by the coding sequence ATGTTAAATCAGTGTATATTGGTTGGAAGATTAGTTGGGAATCCTATTAGTGAAACAATAGAATCTGGTGTTAATAAAATAAAAATTACACTCGATATTAAAAGAAGTTTCAAAAACCCCAATACATTAGAATATGACAGTGATTTAGTTACTATAAGTTTATGGGAGGGGGTAGAGGGTGCTGCATTAGATTTTCTAAAAGAAGGATCTGTAGTTGGTATTAAAGCAAGAATTCAACAAGCATCAATTGAAACAAAGAATGGGACCATACATATCCCGGAAATAGTGGGTGAAAAAATAACTTATATTAATTCTCGTAAAGAGTTTGATTAG
- a CDS encoding helix-turn-helix domain-containing protein — MSMLTVDDVAKRWRCCRLTVISYIKKGKLKSFKIGPQYRIREKWVEEFENNFYQPDDKN; from the coding sequence GTGAGTATGTTAACAGTTGATGATGTTGCTAAAAGATGGAGATGTTGTAGATTAACTGTAATATCTTATATAAAAAAAGGAAAATTAAAAAGTTTTAAAATAGGTCCTCAGTATCGGATACGAGAAAAATGGGTTGAAGAATTTGAGAATAATTTTTATCAACCAGATGATAAAAATTAA
- a CDS encoding site-specific integrase — protein MNIKYQVRELKNKIKVFEYRYRVNGRQTTKSFRAKSATKTAEKAAIKELENFAKEIEAKKTLGVAKDESSTKFSEYSELVFKIHDRNLSEQTKQNRQYYLSVINEYIGNVKLKNLTATRIESFLVKMSETKSDQVLSKYKQIINIVMDHAFSKDLIPINPMMKVRIKISQKNIKEVQPIDIKELEKYLEIARGNKKYYFTLLLMLYTGMRVGEALALQFDDWDFERNIIHITKNRKRNGKIGPVKKDRPRTFPIHEKLKELYDEVKTWHDYNKEILEDDYEDNNLFIAHEDGQFIPYSAFRQYLRRLDKTGIKIRPHQLRHTFATLFDDINLKDLQAMGGWKDVDTLINVYQAHKGYKTKTIKTLNEKFSNIKNGNESKSI, from the coding sequence ATGAATATAAAATATCAAGTAAGAGAACTAAAAAATAAAATTAAGGTATTTGAATACAGATATCGTGTAAATGGAAGACAAACGACGAAATCTTTCAGAGCAAAAAGCGCAACAAAAACTGCTGAAAAAGCAGCGATTAAAGAACTAGAAAATTTCGCTAAAGAAATAGAGGCTAAAAAAACATTAGGAGTCGCTAAAGATGAGAGTTCAACTAAATTTTCAGAATATTCTGAATTAGTATTTAAAATACATGACCGAAATTTATCAGAACAAACAAAACAAAATAGACAATATTATCTTAGTGTAATCAATGAATATATTGGTAACGTTAAATTAAAAAATTTAACCGCAACTAGAATTGAAAGCTTTCTAGTAAAAATGTCAGAAACTAAATCCGACCAAGTTCTAAGTAAATACAAACAAATTATTAATATTGTAATGGATCATGCTTTTTCAAAAGATCTAATCCCTATTAATCCTATGATGAAGGTTAGAATTAAAATTAGTCAAAAAAATATTAAAGAAGTACAACCAATTGATATTAAAGAACTTGAGAAATATCTTGAAATCGCAAGAGGAAATAAAAAATACTATTTTACTTTACTCTTAATGCTTTATACCGGAATGCGAGTTGGTGAAGCATTAGCATTACAATTTGATGATTGGGATTTTGAAAGAAATATTATCCATATTACAAAAAACCGGAAAAGAAATGGTAAGATTGGTCCAGTTAAGAAAGACCGTCCAAGAACATTTCCTATTCACGAGAAATTAAAAGAATTATATGATGAAGTTAAAACCTGGCACGATTATAATAAAGAAATACTAGAAGATGATTATGAAGACAACAATTTATTTATCGCACACGAAGATGGTCAGTTTATTCCTTACAGTGCTTTTAGACAATATTTAAGAAGACTAGATAAAACTGGCATAAAAATACGCCCCCACCAATTACGCCATACATTTGCGACATTGTTTGACGATATTAATCTTAAGGATTTACAAGCGATGGGTGGTTGGAAAGATGTTGATACATTGATTAATGTCTACCAGGCACATAAAGGATATAAAACTAAGACTATTAAAACGCTTAATGAAAAGTTTAGTAATATAAAAAATGGTAATGAGAGCAAATCAATTTGA
- a CDS encoding type I restriction endonuclease subunit R, giving the protein MDEYKVIIQQNESTVVAEYKSKFKRQKTYQSESDLENNLIKQLKSQGYSYVNIHNNQDFVINLRNQLERLNNYTFTQNEWEEIFSKYIDNPNDGIVDKTRKIQEDYIFTLKRDDDSSINIRLLDKKQIHNNQLQVIHQYVVDGKRKNIYDVTILVNGLPLVHIELKRRGVSIKEAFNQIRRYENESFWADSGLYQYAQIFVISNGTETKYYSNTTRELATKENQGSIATKKKTSHSFEFTSYWADANNKNILELYDFTDTFLSKHTLLNVLTKFCVFTVDDLLLVMRPYQIAATEKIINQINIAHNSKKYGKIEAGGYVWHTTGSGKTLTSFKTARIASEIEYINKVLFVVDRKDLDYQTMKEYDKFEKGAANSNTSTSVLKKQLEDLNARIIITTIQKLAIFIKKNPTHDIYFKEIVFIFDECHRSQFGDMHRDIVKAFKKYYIFGFTGTPIFAINASTSNKFPTLKTTEQAFGHQLHTYTIVNAIHDGNVLPFRIDYLNTVKASEDIDDNEEVYDIKREEALLDDLRIAVNVSYTLEHFAQKTKRNEKAYSFSKLLNVEEVAKSKYQSRLTKSVENRQSLKTTGFNAIFAVASIKAAKKYYLEFKRQQEEYVPASRLKIATIFSWSPNESLDGIFDENNESTEKLDQSSRDFLEEAIQDYNEMFGTSYDTSSDKFQNYYKDLSLRVKNKEVDLLIVVNMFLTGFDATTLNTIWVDKKLRMHGLIQAFSRTNRILNSIKTFGNVICFRNLEPQVNKAISIFGDKEAGGVVLLKSFKEYYEGYEGFKGYKNLVQELLDQYPLGHEIMGERAEKAFISLFNQILKTKNILVSFDDFKGNEILSDFDYQDYQSIYLSLYDKYRRNRGADAEQINEEIEFEIELVKSVEVNIDYILMLVDKFHGEHIEDKEIEIRKAIDSSPSLRNKKDLILNFIASLTVDATVTDEWCEYIENKKKEELEKIINEENLNSEETKSFINEAFRNGEIKETGTSIVKVLPPISMFGNTEGINRSEKKKHVLQRLVDFFNRFWGL; this is encoded by the coding sequence ATGGATGAATATAAAGTTATAATTCAACAAAATGAATCTACTGTTGTTGCTGAATATAAGTCTAAATTCAAACGCCAAAAGACTTATCAAAGTGAATCAGATCTTGAGAATAATTTGATAAAGCAACTAAAAAGTCAAGGATATTCTTATGTTAATATTCACAATAATCAAGATTTTGTTATTAATTTACGTAATCAACTAGAACGCCTAAACAACTATACATTTACTCAAAACGAATGGGAAGAGATTTTTAGTAAGTATATCGATAATCCAAATGATGGAATTGTTGACAAGACTAGAAAGATTCAAGAAGATTATATATTTACACTAAAAAGAGATGATGACTCATCGATTAACATTCGTTTACTTGATAAAAAGCAGATTCACAATAATCAACTTCAGGTAATTCATCAATATGTAGTCGATGGTAAAAGAAAAAATATTTATGATGTAACAATTTTGGTTAATGGATTACCTTTAGTTCACATTGAATTAAAACGTCGTGGTGTATCAATTAAAGAAGCGTTTAATCAGATAAGACGATATGAAAATGAGAGTTTCTGGGCAGATAGTGGATTGTACCAATATGCACAGATTTTTGTTATTTCAAATGGAACTGAAACAAAATATTACTCAAATACAACTAGAGAATTAGCGACAAAAGAAAATCAGGGTTCCATTGCAACTAAGAAAAAAACAAGTCACTCATTTGAATTTACTAGTTATTGGGCAGATGCAAATAATAAGAATATTCTAGAACTATATGATTTTACAGATACATTCTTATCAAAACATACGTTATTAAATGTCCTTACCAAATTTTGTGTATTTACAGTTGATGATTTATTACTAGTTATGAGACCATATCAAATTGCTGCTACAGAAAAAATCATTAATCAAATTAACATTGCACACAATAGTAAAAAATATGGAAAAATCGAGGCTGGTGGTTATGTTTGGCATACGACAGGTTCTGGTAAAACATTAACTTCATTTAAGACAGCACGTATTGCTTCAGAAATAGAATACATTAATAAAGTACTATTTGTTGTTGATAGAAAAGATTTAGATTACCAAACAATGAAAGAGTATGATAAGTTTGAAAAAGGTGCAGCAAATTCAAATACTAGTACATCCGTTCTAAAAAAACAACTAGAAGATTTAAATGCTAGAATAATCATTACTACTATTCAAAAACTGGCAATTTTCATAAAGAAAAATCCAACACACGATATCTATTTTAAAGAAATAGTTTTTATCTTTGATGAGTGTCATCGATCACAATTTGGCGATATGCATCGAGATATTGTGAAGGCGTTTAAAAAGTATTATATCTTTGGATTTACTGGAACTCCTATATTTGCGATTAATGCATCCACTAGTAACAAGTTTCCAACGCTTAAAACAACCGAACAAGCATTCGGTCATCAATTACATACATACACAATTGTTAATGCAATTCATGATGGTAACGTCTTACCATTCAGAATTGATTATTTAAATACGGTAAAAGCATCAGAAGACATTGATGACAATGAAGAGGTATATGATATTAAACGAGAAGAAGCTTTACTGGATGATCTACGAATTGCAGTAAATGTATCTTATACGTTAGAGCACTTCGCTCAAAAGACAAAAAGAAATGAAAAAGCATATAGTTTCAGCAAACTACTAAATGTTGAAGAAGTCGCTAAAAGTAAATATCAATCAAGACTTACAAAAAGTGTGGAGAATAGACAATCACTTAAGACAACTGGATTTAATGCTATTTTTGCTGTAGCGAGTATTAAAGCAGCTAAGAAGTATTACCTTGAATTCAAGCGACAACAAGAAGAGTATGTACCTGCAAGTAGATTAAAAATCGCTACTATATTTAGTTGGAGTCCTAATGAATCACTAGATGGTATTTTTGATGAGAATAACGAGTCTACAGAAAAACTAGACCAGAGTTCAAGAGATTTCTTAGAAGAAGCCATTCAGGATTATAATGAAATGTTCGGAACAAGTTATGATACTTCTAGTGATAAATTTCAAAATTACTACAAAGATTTGAGTTTGCGAGTTAAAAATAAAGAAGTAGATCTATTAATTGTGGTTAATATGTTCTTAACTGGTTTTGATGCTACTACTTTGAACACAATTTGGGTCGATAAGAAACTTAGAATGCATGGGCTGATTCAAGCGTTCTCAAGAACAAACCGAATTTTGAACTCAATAAAAACATTTGGAAATGTGATCTGTTTTAGAAACTTAGAACCACAAGTAAACAAAGCAATTAGCATCTTTGGAGATAAAGAAGCTGGTGGAGTAGTTTTACTTAAATCCTTTAAAGAATATTATGAAGGATATGAGGGATTCAAAGGTTATAAGAACTTAGTACAAGAATTACTGGACCAGTATCCACTTGGACATGAAATCATGGGAGAGCGAGCTGAAAAAGCATTTATTTCATTGTTTAATCAGATATTGAAGACAAAGAACATTCTTGTCAGTTTTGATGATTTCAAGGGTAATGAAATATTAAGTGATTTCGATTATCAGGATTACCAAAGTATTTACTTAAGTCTATATGACAAATATCGTAGAAATCGTGGAGCTGATGCGGAACAAATCAATGAAGAGATTGAATTTGAAATTGAACTTGTAAAATCGGTTGAAGTAAATATTGACTATATATTGATGCTGGTTGATAAATTCCATGGAGAACACATTGAAGATAAAGAAATTGAAATCAGAAAAGCAATAGATTCATCTCCATCGTTAAGAAACAAAAAAGACTTAATTCTAAATTTTATTGCTTCATTAACAGTTGATGCTACTGTTACAGATGAATGGTGTGAATATATTGAGAACAAAAAAAAGGAAGAGCTTGAAAAAATAATAAATGAGGAGAATTTAAATTCTGAAGAAACAAAATCATTTATTAATGAAGCTTTTAGAAATGGAGAAATTAAAGAAACAGGAACATCAATAGTTAAAGTGCTTCCACCGATTTCAATGTTTGGAAATACAGAAGGTATTAACAGAAGTGAAAAGAAAAAGCACGTATTACAGAGACTTGTTGATTTCTTTAATAGATTCTGGGGATTATAA